From Lycium ferocissimum isolate CSIRO_LF1 chromosome 12, AGI_CSIRO_Lferr_CH_V1, whole genome shotgun sequence, one genomic window encodes:
- the LOC132041190 gene encoding ubiquitin C-terminal hydrolase 22-like — MSNNNENHHLIHSSIGNTRPESETENGSSTGSCEHLSELRSKFGSNPFRNFPNCVKVKPFGRASILRDPALIHCGACEKTPPHAPLRLYACVTCAKVFCNVHAPSHAPDSDPSLHNIAVDISRAELYCGACGDQVYDRDFDAAVVLAQTEARGEEAGARGEHAPESTPKRRRVECKRRRVAYKPWTPDVQEQVLIVGNSSPFPSQIISNDETTTTTTQELVQWGLRGLNNLGNTCFMNSVLQALLHTPPLRNYFLSDKHNRYYCQRKNSSVVTRSSSGGGGDGANKNNNSMLCLACDLDAMFSAVFSGNQTPISPAKFLYSWWKHASNLASYEQQDAHEFFISVLDGIHERMQNDKGKAQSPGSGDCCIAHRVFSGILRSDVMCTACGFTSTTYDPCIDISLDLELSQGSSTKMTSKKSHKKEAEPGKSSQNGRLSTLRGCLDHFTRPEKLGSDQKFFCQHCQVRQESLKQMSIRKLPLVSCFHIKRFEHSVIKKMSRKVDHYLQFPFSLDMSPYLSSSILRSRFGNRIFSFDGDEQDAPCESSSEFELFAVITHTGKLDAGHYVTYLRLSNQWYKCDDAWITQVSENIVRAAQGYMMFYVQKLLYYKASEKQG; from the exons ATGTCTAACAACAACGAGAATCATCATCTGATCCATTCTTCAATCGGTAATACCCGACCCGAATCCGAAACGGAAAACGGATCTAGTACTGGTTCATGTGAGCATTTGTCGGAGCTCCGATCTAAATTCGGGTCAAACCCGTTTCGCAACTTCCCTAACTGCGTTAAGGTTAAACCATTTGGCCGCGCGTCAATCCTACGCGATCCTGCGTTGATTCATTGCGGCGCGTGCGAAAAAACTCCTCCACACGCGCCGTTGCGATTGTACGCTTGCGTCACGTGCGCTAAGGTCTTCTGTAACGTCCACGCGCCGTCTCACGCGCCAGATTCCGATCCTTCGCTCCACAACATTGCCGTGGACATCTCACGCGCCGAGCTCTACTGCGGCGCGTGCGGTGATCAGGTCTACGACCGAGACTTCGATGCCGCGGTCGTGCTCGCCCAAACCGAGGCGCGTGGGGAAGAAGCGGGCGCGCGTGGAGAGCACGCGCCTGAGAGCACACCGAAGAGGAGGCGCGTGGAGTGTAAACGGCGGCGCGTGGCGTACAAGCCGTGGACACCGGATGTGCAAGAGCAAGTCTTGATTGTCGGTAATTCGAGTCCATTTCCAAGTCAAATTATAAGCAAtgatgaaacaacaacaacaacaacacaagaattAGTACAATGGGGTTTAAGAGGACTTAATAATCTTGGAAATACTTGTTTTATGAATTCAGTATTACAAGCATTGTTACATACACCACCATTGAGGAATTATTTCTTGAGTGATAAGCATAATAGATATTATTGCCAGAGGAAGAATAGTAGCGTCGTAACGAGGAGtagtagtggtggtggtggtgatggtgctaacaagaataacaactctATGTTGTGTTTGGCTTGTGATTTGGATGCAATGTTTTCGGCGGTTTTTTCAGGCAATCAGACCCCGATTAGTCCAGCAAAGTTCCTCTACAG CTGGTGGAAGCATGCATCAAATCTTGCAAGTTATGAACAGCAGGATGCTCATGAGTTTTTCATTTCCGTGCTTGATGGGATTCATGAAAGAATGCAGAATGATAAGGGAAAGGCCCAGAGTCCAG GAAGCGGGGACTGTTGCATTGCTCATAGAGTATTTTCTGGAATCTTGCGGTCTGATGTCATGTGTACAGCTTGTGGCTTCACATCTACTACATATGATCCATGTATAGACATCTCATTGGACTTGGAACTGAGCCAGGGGAGTTCAACAAAGATGACATCAAAGAAGTCTCACAAAAAAGAAGCAGAACCCGGAAAGTCTAGCCAAAACGGTCGACTTTCTACGCTGAGGGGATGTTTAGATCATTTTACAAGACCTGAGAAATTGGGTTCTGATCAGAAGTTCTTCTGCCAACATTGTCAAGTGAGACAGGAATCTCTTAAACAGATGTCGATAAGAAAGCTGCCTTTGGTTTCTTGCTTCCATATCAAAAGGTTCGAGCATTCCGTGATTAAGAAAATGTCAAGGAAGGTTGATCACTACTTACAGTTTCCTTTTTCCTTGGACATGTCACCTTACCTCTCTTCATCGATATTAAGGAGTCGATTTGGAAATAGAATCTTCTCCTTTGACGGGGACGAGCAAGACGCGCCCTGTGAATCGTCCTCGGAATTTGAGCTGTTTGCTGTCATCACCCATACCGGTAAACTTGATGCTGGCCATTACGTAACATATCTGAGGTTAAGTAACCAATGGTACAAATGTGATGATGCTTGGATCACTCAGGTGAGCGAGAACATCGTCAGAGCTGCACAAGGATACATGATGTTCTATGTGCAGAAATTGTTGTACTACAAGGCTAGTGAAAAACAAGGTTAG
- the LOC132039866 gene encoding actin-related protein 2/3 complex subunit 3 isoform X1, translated as MVYHSSFVDEAGIRKACGCPLLPLKSHIRGPAPVSEQDTTDIVDEAITFFRANVFFKNFDIKSSSDKLLIYLTLYINIALKRLEGCRTLAEGTKAIINLGLENVPVPGEAGFPFPGLFSPAQSLKEAELFRNYLKQIREETSGRLLSVAYRPNGTPNKWWSAFSKRKFMNMVLP; from the exons ATG GTTTATCACTCCAGCTTTGTTGACGAGGCAGGAATTAGAAAAGCTTGTGGATGCCCTTTATTACCTCTGAAAAGCCATATAAGGGGACCTGCTCCAGTTTCAGAACAAG ATACAACCGATATTGTCGATGAAGCAATCACATTCTTCCGAGCAAATGTCTTCTTCAAAAACTTTGATATTAAAAGCTCATCTGACAAGCTACTTATCTATTTGACATTGTATATCAATATCGCTTTAAAGAGGCTTGAAGGTTGCCGAACTTTAGCTGAAGGAACCAAGGCTATCATCAACCTAGGTCTGGAAAATGTTCCTGTACCTGGAGAGGCAGGTTTCCCGTTCCCAGGCTTATTTTCTCCAGCCCAATCTCTAAAAGAAGCAG AACTATTCAGGAATTATCTGAAGCAAATAAGGGAGGAAACTAGCGGGAGATTATTAAGTGTTGCTTATCGACCTAATGGAACTCCTAACAAATGGTGGTCAGCATTTTCCAAGAGAAAGTTTATGAACATGGTTCTTCCTTGA
- the LOC132039866 gene encoding actin-related protein 2/3 complex subunit 3 isoform X2, whose product MVYHSSFVDEAGIRKACGCPLLPLKSHIRGPAPVSEQDTTDIVDEAITFFRANVFFKNFDIKSSSDKLLIYLTLYINIALKRLEGCRTLAEGTKAIINLGLENVPVPGEAGFPFPGLFSPAQSLKEAELFRNYLKQIREETSGRLLSVAYRPNGTPNKWWSAFSKRKFMNMVLP is encoded by the exons GTTTATCACTCCAGCTTTGTTGACGAGGCAGGAATTAGAAAAGCTTGTGGATGCCCTTTATTACCTCTGAAAAGCCATATAAGGGGACCTGCTCCAGTTTCAGAACAAG ATACAACCGATATTGTCGATGAAGCAATCACATTCTTCCGAGCAAATGTCTTCTTCAAAAACTTTGATATTAAAAGCTCATCTGACAAGCTACTTATCTATTTGACATTGTATATCAATATCGCTTTAAAGAGGCTTGAAGGTTGCCGAACTTTAGCTGAAGGAACCAAGGCTATCATCAACCTAGGTCTGGAAAATGTTCCTGTACCTGGAGAGGCAGGTTTCCCGTTCCCAGGCTTATTTTCTCCAGCCCAATCTCTAAAAGAAGCAG AACTATTCAGGAATTATCTGAAGCAAATAAGGGAGGAAACTAGCGGGAGATTATTAAGTGTTGCTTATCGACCTAATGGAACTCCTAACAAATGGTGGTCAGCATTTTCCAAGAGAAAGTTTATGAACATGGTTCTTCCTTGA
- the LOC132038945 gene encoding translocase of chloroplast 90, chloroplastic yields MMSFKDWVLSQLITKSVASSRPLLASDSFLSEEHPDQEFDHPAHTADLVTTTLANTIQSSNDNQENMQNTNNFHSQQRMGEDSFQSDFRVDEKPSPVVKIEALQIKFLRLLKRFGLSEDNLLVSKVLYRIQLASLIRARESDLKRANLKIERARVIAAEQEAAGRPQLDFSFKILVLGRTGVGKSSTINSIFDQSKAITDAFKPGTDCIQEISGTVNGIRVSFIDTPGLLPPSPSNVRKNKKILHSVKRFLRKSKPDMVLYFERLDLINTGYSDFPLLKLITEVFGPAIWFNTILVMTHSSFNLREGTNGYPVNYESFVTTCTDLVQHYIHQAVSDTKLENPVILVENDANCKTNNAGEKILPNGQVWKSQLLLLCICTKVLSDVNTLLEFEDSLKVGPSNVGRLPSLPHLLSSFLKHRAQIRHDRAENDIDEAFLLDSDDEDEEYDQLPPIRILTKSQFERLSGPQKKDYLDELDYRETLYLKKQLIEEARRKREKRVSSSSSEGKAVDDESEEGPPEPVLLPDMAIPPSFDSDCPIHRYRCLVTSEQWLARPVLDPHGWDHDVSFDGINLESSAEIRRNVFASVNGQMSKDKQDFSIQSEFAAAFTNPGGPTYAVGLDVQSANKELICTIHSNAKVRNLRNNVTECGISVIPFGDKYFLGAKCEDSFTIGKRLKFNVNAGRMGGAGQAAYGGSFAATLKGRDYPVRNESLSLSMTVLSLNKETVLSGNLHTDFRVSRGTNMSVSANLNNRKMGQFSIKTSSSERMEIAFIALFSIARALLRRRRNDQLVEDPLEAG; encoded by the exons ATGATGAGCTTCAAGGACTGGGTCCTGTCACAGTTGATAACCAAGTCAGTGGCCTCATCAAGACCACTTTTAGCATCAGATAGCTTTTTATCAGAGGAACATCCTGATCAAGAGTTTGATCACCCTG CTCACACTGCTGATTTGGTTACAACAACACTAGCCAATACAATCCAATCTTCCAATGATAATCAGGAGAATATGCAGAATACAAATAATTTCCATTCACAACAAAGGATGGGCGAAGATTCTTTTCAGTCGGATTTCAGGGTTGATGAGAAGCCTAGTCCAGTGGTAAAGATTGAAGCCCTTCAGATTAAGTTCTTGCGCCTTCTTAAACGTTTTGGCCTGTCCGAGGACAACCTTCTGGTATCAAAGGTCTTATACCGGATCCAGCTGGCATCACTGATACGGGCAAGAGAATCAGATTTAAAAAGGGCAAATCTTAAAATAGAGAGAGCTCGTGTAATAGCAGCAGAACAAGAAGCTGCTGGCCGACCACAATTAGATTTCTCATTTAAGATCCTTGTACTTGGTAGAACTGGAGTTGGCAAGAGTTCAACCATAAATTCCATATTTGACCAATCAAAAGCAATAACCGATGCGTTCAAGCCTGGTACCGACTGTATTCAAGAGATTTCGGGAACAGTAAATGGCATCCGAGTATCGTTTATCGACACTCCCGGTTTATTGCCTCCCTCACCCAGTAATGTCcggaaaaacaaaaagattttgCATTCTGTGAAACGATTTTTAAGGAAATCTAAGCCTGACATGGTACTGTATTTTGAGCGCTTGGATTTGATCAACACGGGATACAGTGATTTTCCTTTGTTGAAGCTTATAACGGAAGTCTTTGGTCCTGCAATTTGGTTTAATACCATCCTTGTCATGACTCATTCTTCCTTCAATCTCCGCGAAGGAACAAATGGATATCCTGTTAACTACGAATCTTTTGTCACCACGTGCACGGATTTGGTGCAACATTATATTCACCAGGCTGTCTCTGACACGAAGCTGGAAAATCCCGTAATTTTGGTGGAGAACGATGCCAATTGTAAGACCAATAATGCCGGAGAGAAAATTCTCCCCAATGGCCAGGTGTGGAAGTCACAGTTATTGTTGCTGTGCATATGCACCAAAGTTCTAAGTGATGTTAATACGCTATTGGAGTTTGAAGACAGTCTAAAGGTGGGACCCTCAAATGTAGGACGATTGCCTTCTCTTCCTCATCTTCTCTCATCCTTTCTAAAGCATCGTGCTCAGATAAGGCATGACAGAGCTGAGAATGACATTGATGAGGCTTTTCTTTTAGACTcggatgatgaagatgaagaatatgatcAATTGCCTCCTATTCGGATACTGACCAAGTCTCAGTTTGAAAGGTTGAGTGGTCCCCAAAAGAAGGATTATCTCGACGAATTAGATTACCGGGAAACCCTATATTTGAAAAAACAACTGATAGAAGAAGCCCgtagaaagagagaaaagagagtttcttcttcttcgaGTGAGGGAAAAGCTGTGGATGATGAGTCTGAGGAGGGCCCACCAGAGCCAGTTCTGTTGCCAGATATGGCTATTCCTCCAAGCTTCGATTCCGATTGCCCTATCCACAGATACAGGTGTCTCGTCACCAGTGAACAGTGGCTCGCAAGACCGGTCCTCGATCCCCATGGGTGGGACCATGATGTCAGCTTCGATGGCATCAACCTGGAGAGCAGTGCAGAAATACGGAGAAATGTATTTGCCTCAGTTAATGGACAAATGAGCAAGGACAAACAAGATTTTAGTATTCAATCCGAATTTGCTGCGGCTTTCACCAATCCAGGTGGACCCACTTATGCGGTAGGTCTTGACGTTCAATCTGCCAATAAAGAGCTGATCTGCACTATTCACAGCAACGCCAAGGtaagaaatttaagaaataatgtCACCGAATGCGGTATTTCTGTAATACCATTCGGAGATAAGTATTTTCTTGGTGCCAAGTGTGAAGACAGTTTTACAATTGGAAAGAGACTGAAGTTTAATGTGAATGCTGGTCGGATGGGGGGTGCTGGGCAAGCAGCTTACGGCGGAAGCTTTGCAGCTACTCTAAAAGGAAGAGATTATCCAGTGAGAAATGAAAGTCTGAGTCTCTCGATGACAGTTCTATCTCTTAATAAAGAAACGGTGTTGAGCGGAAACTTGCATACTGACTTCAGAGTGAGCCGAGGTACAAACATGTCGGTTAGTGCAAACTTGAATAACCGGAAAATGGGCCAGTTTTCAATCAAGACAAGCAGCTCTGAGCGGATGGAAATAGCTTTTATCGCACTTTTCTCCATCGCGAGAGCCCTGTTGCGCAGAAGGAGAAACGACCAACTTGTTGAAGATCCCCTGGAAGCAGGATGA